From the Pseudodesulfovibrio indicus genome, the window GGCAAAGGCGACCATGCGGTGGTCGTGGGTGCCGAACACCGGATACACGCCCCGTTCGCGGGCCTTGGGCGAGAGCAGCGTTACGACGGCCTTGCGGTAGGCCTCGTCCCGGTCATGTCTTCCGGTCACGGCCACCTTGCCGGATTCGGCAAAGGCCCCCTTGACCAGCCGGACCATGGCCCCGTCCGCCACCAGCCGGGCCAGATCGCCGGGCGTGCGGTGCAGGTAGGCCTGCACGGTCACGGCCGCGGGCAACCCCTCGTTGCGCAGGAAATGGTAGAGGTCCAGGGTCGGTTCGGTGACCGAAGAGTCCTCCATGTCGAGCATGAGAACGTCCCGTCCATTCCCGGCATGGTCCGCCACTTCGCGGGCCAGGGCCGTCACATTCTCGCGACAGGTTTCCCAGGAGAGCATGGCGCCCAGCTGGGTGGGGTCCACGGACAGGTGCACGTCCAGGCCGGATGCACCCAACCCCTTGGCCGCGTCGGACAAGGCCCGGCGGGTGGTTGCGATCTCCTGCGGGTCGGCCACGTATTCCCCGAGGTAGAACAGGGAGGCGGACAGGTTCTGTTCGCGCAGGGTTTTCGCGCGCTCCAGTCCTTCGGCCCCGTCCCGGCCGCCCACGAACCGGCGGGCGAACCGGGCCATGTACCGG encodes:
- a CDS encoding proline dehydrogenase family protein, coding for MLLWQKMMIGLARSESVTRRMQNSRYMARFARRFVGGRDGAEGLERAKTLREQNLSASLFYLGEYVADPQEIATTRRALSDAAKGLGASGLDVHLSVDPTQLGAMLSWETCRENVTALAREVADHAGNGRDVLMLDMEDSSVTEPTLDLYHFLRNEGLPAAVTVQAYLHRTPGDLARLVADGAMVRLVKGAFAESGKVAVTGRHDRDEAYRKAVVTLLSPKARERGVYPVFGTHDHRMVAFAEHVAATNGWRRDQWEVEMLLGVRSAYQRELAARGVAVRLYLPFGRDWWPYSIRRVGENPKNLGFVFRSMAGGGE